A window of Oncorhynchus nerka isolate Pitt River linkage group LG4, Oner_Uvic_2.0, whole genome shotgun sequence contains these coding sequences:
- the LOC115124855 gene encoding unconventional myosin-Ih-like isoform X3 has product MCYKISMYPSWTLSLIGQSLEERCNRILRDMEGSLTARDRVGIQDFVLLDAYTSESAVLDNLRKRFNENLIYTYIGTLLVSVNPYKELGIYTKKQMDIYMGVNFFELPPHIYALADNVYRTMLTETNNHFILISGESGAGKTEASKKILQFYAVSCPSTKLLDNVRDRLLLSNPVLEAFGNAKTLKNDNSSRFGKYMDIQFDHMGGAVGGHILSYLLEKSRVVHQNHGERSFHIFYQLVEGGEEDLLRWLGLERNCQRYSYLVQGECAKVSSVNDKSDWKTVRKALSVIEFSESNIESLFAIIASVLHLGNVTFVADSQGYATLNNSPEIHWLSKLLGIPAQVIQVGLTHRKIEARSEEVLSPFTVDQAVYAKDALAKAIYGRTFTWLVNELNESLANKDSSRKTVIGLLDIYGFEVFSVNSFEQFCINYCNEKLQQLFIQLTLKSEQEEYEMEGIEWESVPYFNNKIICDLVEEKFKGIISVLDEECLRPGEATDMTFLEKLEEKMGGHPHFVTHKLADQKTRKTLERGDFRLLHYAGEVTYSVVGFLDKNNDLLYRNIKEVMRQSKNAIVKHCFPSTEPDSKKRPETVATQFKSSLVGLTEILMSKEPWYVRCMKPNEGKQPGLFDDVLVRHQVKYLGLMEHLRVRRAGFAYRRRYEIFLQRYKPLCPDTWPNWKGTAAEGVECLVKHLGYKPDEYKMGRTKIFIRHPRTLFATEDAFEVCKHELATRIQAKYKGYRVKGDYMRQRQAATKIETCWRGMKARREREKRAWAVKVIKRFIKGFMTRNQPACVDNTEYLAFVRQNYLTRLKENLPKTVVDKNTWLTPPPIMQEASQMLRKLYTRHMVRRYVQGIMTERKAQLQIKGLTSSIFKGTKENYPHSVGIPFVDTRISEEDIHIKVYQMIRQERIKYSVPVVKYDRNGFRPRFRQLIYTGSAAYLVEEAKIKQRVEFNNLKGVSVSTLSDNFLILHVQCEDIKQKGDLVLQCDYLFEALTKLCLVANKHNFIKVVQGSVKFDIQPGREGFVDFKSGQETMIYRAKNGHLMVESTRTKSRAMIQN; this is encoded by the exons ATGTG CTATAAGATATCAATGTATCCATCCTGGACCCTTTCTCTGATTGGTCAGAGCCTGGAGGAGCGCTGTAACCGGATCCTCCGGGACATGGAGGGCTCCCTTACGGCCCGGGATCGGGTGGGCATCCAGGATTTCGTTTTGCTGGACGCCTACACAAGTGAGAGTGCCGTCCTGGACAACTTGAGGAAACGCTTCAACGAGAACCTCATTTAC ACCTACATTGGTACGCTCTTAGTGTCAGTGAACCCCTACAAAGAGCTGGGAATCTACACCAAGAAGCAGATGGATATTTACATGGGCGTCAACTTTTTTGAGCTTCCACCCCACAT CTACGCCCTGGCAGACAATGTCTACCGCACCATGTTAACAGAGACCAACAACCACTTCATCTTGATCTCAGGGGAGAGTGGAGCAGGAAAGACGGAGGCCTCCAAGAAGATCCTGCAGTTCTACGCTGTGAGCTGCCCCAGTACCAAACTGCTGGACAACGTCCGAGACCGACTGCTGCTGTCCAACCCTGTGCTCGAG GCTTTCGGAAATGCCAAAACCCTGAAGAATGACAACTCAAGCCGCTTTGGGAAGTACATGGATATTCAGTTTGATCACATG GGGGGAGCTGTTGGTGGCCACATCCTCAGTTATCTACTGGAGAAGTCCCGGGTGGTGCATCAGAACCATGGAGAGAGAAGCTTCCACATCTTCTACCAgctagtggagggaggagaggaggacctgcTACGCTGGCTGGGTCTGGAGAGGAACTGTCAGCGCTACAGTTACCTGGTACAG GGGGAATGTGCCAAAGTCAGCTCAGTCAACGACAAGAGTGACTGGAAGACGGTACGGAAAGCCCTCAGTGTCATAGAGTTCAGTGAGAGCAATATAGAG AGCCTGTTTGCAATCATTGCTAGCGTACTTCACCTGGGAAATGTTACGTTTGTGGCTGACTCACAGGGATACGCCACTCTCAACAACAGTCCGGAGATACATTGGCTGTCCAAG TTGCTGGGCATTCCTGCACAGGTGATACAGGTCGGTTTGACACACAGGAAGATTGAGGCCCGATCAGAAGAG GTGCTCAGTCCCTTCACCGTTGACCAGGCAGTATATGCCAAGGACGCTCTAGCCAAAGCCATCTATGGCCGCACCTTCACCTGGCTGGTCAACGAGCTCAATGAGTCTTTAGCAAACAAG GATTCCTCCAGGAAGACCGTGATTGGTCTGCTTGACATCTATGGGTTTGAGGTCTTCAGTGTGAACAG CTTTGAGCAGTTCTGCATCAACTACTGTAATGAGAAACTGCAGCAGCTCTTTATCCAGCTGACCCTGAAGTCAGAGCAGGAGGAGTACGAGATGGAGGGGATTGAG TGGGAGTCAGTGCCATACTTCAACAACAAGATCATCTGTGACCTGGTGGAGGAGAAATTCAAAGGCATCATTTCAGTGCTa GACGAGGAGTGTCTACGTCCGGGAGAGGCCACAGACATGACCTTCCTGGAGAAGCTGGAAGAGAAGATGGGAGGTCACCCCCATTTCGTCAC ACACAAGCTGGCTGACCAGAAGACCCGGAAGACTCTGGAACGAGGAGACTTCCGCCTCTTACACTACGCAGGGGAAGTCACATACAGTGTGGTCG GATTCCTGGACAAAAATAATGATCTCCTGTACAGGAACATTAAAGAG GTTATGCGCCAGTCTAAGAATGCCATTGTTAAACACTGCTTTCCCAGCACTGAGCCGGACAGCAAGAAGAGACCTGAAACA GTGGCCACTCAGTTTAAGAGCAGTCTGGTAGGCCTGACTGAGATCCTCATGTCTAAAGAGCCCTGGTACGTCCGCTGTATGAAGCCTAATGAAGGCAAGCAGCCAG GGCTCTTTGACGATGTGTTGGTGAGACACCAGGTGAAGTACCTGGGGCTGATGGAGCACCTGAGGGTCAGAAGGGCCGGCTTCGCTTACCGCCGGAGATATGAGATCTTCCTGCAGAG GTACAAGCCCCTGTGTCCAGACACCTGGCCTAACTGGAAAGGTACAGCCGCAGAGGGGGTGGAGTGCCTGGTCAAGCACCTGGGCTACAAGCCTGATGAGTACAAGATGGGAAG GACCAAGATCTTCATCCGCCATCCCAGGACTCTGTTTGCCACCGAAGACGCCTTTGAGGTCTGCAAGCATGAGCTGG CTACAAGGATCCAAGCAAAGTACAAAGGCTACAGAGTGAAGGGAGACTACATGAGACAGAGACAAGCAG CTACAAAGATTGAGACATGCTGGAGAGGCATGAaggccaggagagagagggagaagagagcctGGGCTGTTAAGGTCATTAAGAG GTTCATCAAGGGCTTCATGACTAGAAATCAGCCAGCCTGTGTTGACAACACAGAGTACCTGGCATTTGTCAGGCAAAACTACCTCACACGGCTCAAGGAGAATCTACCCAAAACAGTTGTGGACAAGAACACCTGGCTAACCCCACCTCCCATTATGCAGGAG GCCTCACAGATGTTGAGGAAACTTTACACCCGGCACATGGTACGGAGGTATGTACAAGGAATCATGACAGAGCGGAAAGCACAG ttgcaaatcAAAGGATTGACCAGTTCCATATTCAAAGGAACAAAAGAGAACTACCCTCACAGTGTGGGAATACCATTCGTGGACACCAGGATAA GTGAGGAAGACATCCACATTAAAGTCTACCAGATGATTAGGCAAGAACGCATCAAG TACAGTGTTCCTGTGGTGAAGTACGACAGGAATGGCTTCAGGCCACgtttcagacagctgatctacACTGGAAGTGCAGCCTACCTGGTGGAGGAGGCCAAGATCAAACAGCGGGTGGAGTTCAACAACCTCAAAG GTGTGTCAGTCAGCACCCTGAGTGACAACTTCCTGATCCTCCATGTCCAATGTGAGGATATCAAGCAAAAG GGGGACCTGGTGCTGCAGTGTGACTACCTGTTTGAGGCCTTGACCAAGTTGTGTCTGGTGGCCAACAAGCACAATTTTATCAAAGTAGTCCAGGGCAG TGTAAAGTTTGACATCCAGCCTGGCAGAGAGGGGTTTGTTGACTTCAAGAGTGGCCAGGAGACCATGATTTACAGAGCAAAGAATGGCCATCTGATGGTG GAATCAACTCGAACAAAGTCCCGGGCAATGATACAAAATTGA
- the LOC115124855 gene encoding unconventional myosin-Ih-like isoform X1: MQITTRKTGHSGTGHMKTLKHVSLEERCNRILRDMEGSLTARDRVGIQDFVLLDAYTSESAVLDNLRKRFNENLIYTYIGTLLVSVNPYKELGIYTKKQMDIYMGVNFFELPPHIYALADNVYRTMLTETNNHFILISGESGAGKTEASKKILQFYAVSCPSTKLLDNVRDRLLLSNPVLEAFGNAKTLKNDNSSRFGKYMDIQFDHMGGAVGGHILSYLLEKSRVVHQNHGERSFHIFYQLVEGGEEDLLRWLGLERNCQRYSYLVQVGEGECAKVSSVNDKSDWKTVRKALSVIEFSESNIESLFAIIASVLHLGNVTFVADSQGYATLNNSPEIHWLSKLLGIPAQVIQVGLTHRKIEARSEEVLSPFTVDQAVYAKDALAKAIYGRTFTWLVNELNESLANKDSSRKTVIGLLDIYGFEVFSVNSFEQFCINYCNEKLQQLFIQLTLKSEQEEYEMEGIEWESVPYFNNKIICDLVEEKFKGIISVLDEECLRPGEATDMTFLEKLEEKMGGHPHFVTHKLADQKTRKTLERGDFRLLHYAGEVTYSVVGFLDKNNDLLYRNIKEVMRQSKNAIVKHCFPSTEPDSKKRPETVATQFKSSLVGLTEILMSKEPWYVRCMKPNEGKQPGLFDDVLVRHQVKYLGLMEHLRVRRAGFAYRRRYEIFLQRYKPLCPDTWPNWKGTAAEGVECLVKHLGYKPDEYKMGRTKIFIRHPRTLFATEDAFEVCKHELATRIQAKYKGYRVKGDYMRQRQAATKIETCWRGMKARREREKRAWAVKVIKRFIKGFMTRNQPACVDNTEYLAFVRQNYLTRLKENLPKTVVDKNTWLTPPPIMQEASQMLRKLYTRHMVRRYVQGIMTERKAQLQIKGLTSSIFKGTKENYPHSVGIPFVDTRISEEDIHIKVYQMIRQERIKYSVPVVKYDRNGFRPRFRQLIYTGSAAYLVEEAKIKQRVEFNNLKGVSVSTLSDNFLILHVQCEDIKQKGDLVLQCDYLFEALTKLCLVANKHNFIKVVQGSVKFDIQPGREGFVDFKSGQETMIYRAKNGHLMVESTRTKSRAMIQN, translated from the exons ATGCAGATAACTACAAGGAAAACAGGACACAGTGGAACAGGACACATGAAAACCCTTAAACATGTG AGCCTGGAGGAGCGCTGTAACCGGATCCTCCGGGACATGGAGGGCTCCCTTACGGCCCGGGATCGGGTGGGCATCCAGGATTTCGTTTTGCTGGACGCCTACACAAGTGAGAGTGCCGTCCTGGACAACTTGAGGAAACGCTTCAACGAGAACCTCATTTAC ACCTACATTGGTACGCTCTTAGTGTCAGTGAACCCCTACAAAGAGCTGGGAATCTACACCAAGAAGCAGATGGATATTTACATGGGCGTCAACTTTTTTGAGCTTCCACCCCACAT CTACGCCCTGGCAGACAATGTCTACCGCACCATGTTAACAGAGACCAACAACCACTTCATCTTGATCTCAGGGGAGAGTGGAGCAGGAAAGACGGAGGCCTCCAAGAAGATCCTGCAGTTCTACGCTGTGAGCTGCCCCAGTACCAAACTGCTGGACAACGTCCGAGACCGACTGCTGCTGTCCAACCCTGTGCTCGAG GCTTTCGGAAATGCCAAAACCCTGAAGAATGACAACTCAAGCCGCTTTGGGAAGTACATGGATATTCAGTTTGATCACATG GGGGGAGCTGTTGGTGGCCACATCCTCAGTTATCTACTGGAGAAGTCCCGGGTGGTGCATCAGAACCATGGAGAGAGAAGCTTCCACATCTTCTACCAgctagtggagggaggagaggaggacctgcTACGCTGGCTGGGTCTGGAGAGGAACTGTCAGCGCTACAGTTACCTGGTACAGGTGGGAGAG GGGGAATGTGCCAAAGTCAGCTCAGTCAACGACAAGAGTGACTGGAAGACGGTACGGAAAGCCCTCAGTGTCATAGAGTTCAGTGAGAGCAATATAGAG AGCCTGTTTGCAATCATTGCTAGCGTACTTCACCTGGGAAATGTTACGTTTGTGGCTGACTCACAGGGATACGCCACTCTCAACAACAGTCCGGAGATACATTGGCTGTCCAAG TTGCTGGGCATTCCTGCACAGGTGATACAGGTCGGTTTGACACACAGGAAGATTGAGGCCCGATCAGAAGAG GTGCTCAGTCCCTTCACCGTTGACCAGGCAGTATATGCCAAGGACGCTCTAGCCAAAGCCATCTATGGCCGCACCTTCACCTGGCTGGTCAACGAGCTCAATGAGTCTTTAGCAAACAAG GATTCCTCCAGGAAGACCGTGATTGGTCTGCTTGACATCTATGGGTTTGAGGTCTTCAGTGTGAACAG CTTTGAGCAGTTCTGCATCAACTACTGTAATGAGAAACTGCAGCAGCTCTTTATCCAGCTGACCCTGAAGTCAGAGCAGGAGGAGTACGAGATGGAGGGGATTGAG TGGGAGTCAGTGCCATACTTCAACAACAAGATCATCTGTGACCTGGTGGAGGAGAAATTCAAAGGCATCATTTCAGTGCTa GACGAGGAGTGTCTACGTCCGGGAGAGGCCACAGACATGACCTTCCTGGAGAAGCTGGAAGAGAAGATGGGAGGTCACCCCCATTTCGTCAC ACACAAGCTGGCTGACCAGAAGACCCGGAAGACTCTGGAACGAGGAGACTTCCGCCTCTTACACTACGCAGGGGAAGTCACATACAGTGTGGTCG GATTCCTGGACAAAAATAATGATCTCCTGTACAGGAACATTAAAGAG GTTATGCGCCAGTCTAAGAATGCCATTGTTAAACACTGCTTTCCCAGCACTGAGCCGGACAGCAAGAAGAGACCTGAAACA GTGGCCACTCAGTTTAAGAGCAGTCTGGTAGGCCTGACTGAGATCCTCATGTCTAAAGAGCCCTGGTACGTCCGCTGTATGAAGCCTAATGAAGGCAAGCAGCCAG GGCTCTTTGACGATGTGTTGGTGAGACACCAGGTGAAGTACCTGGGGCTGATGGAGCACCTGAGGGTCAGAAGGGCCGGCTTCGCTTACCGCCGGAGATATGAGATCTTCCTGCAGAG GTACAAGCCCCTGTGTCCAGACACCTGGCCTAACTGGAAAGGTACAGCCGCAGAGGGGGTGGAGTGCCTGGTCAAGCACCTGGGCTACAAGCCTGATGAGTACAAGATGGGAAG GACCAAGATCTTCATCCGCCATCCCAGGACTCTGTTTGCCACCGAAGACGCCTTTGAGGTCTGCAAGCATGAGCTGG CTACAAGGATCCAAGCAAAGTACAAAGGCTACAGAGTGAAGGGAGACTACATGAGACAGAGACAAGCAG CTACAAAGATTGAGACATGCTGGAGAGGCATGAaggccaggagagagagggagaagagagcctGGGCTGTTAAGGTCATTAAGAG GTTCATCAAGGGCTTCATGACTAGAAATCAGCCAGCCTGTGTTGACAACACAGAGTACCTGGCATTTGTCAGGCAAAACTACCTCACACGGCTCAAGGAGAATCTACCCAAAACAGTTGTGGACAAGAACACCTGGCTAACCCCACCTCCCATTATGCAGGAG GCCTCACAGATGTTGAGGAAACTTTACACCCGGCACATGGTACGGAGGTATGTACAAGGAATCATGACAGAGCGGAAAGCACAG ttgcaaatcAAAGGATTGACCAGTTCCATATTCAAAGGAACAAAAGAGAACTACCCTCACAGTGTGGGAATACCATTCGTGGACACCAGGATAA GTGAGGAAGACATCCACATTAAAGTCTACCAGATGATTAGGCAAGAACGCATCAAG TACAGTGTTCCTGTGGTGAAGTACGACAGGAATGGCTTCAGGCCACgtttcagacagctgatctacACTGGAAGTGCAGCCTACCTGGTGGAGGAGGCCAAGATCAAACAGCGGGTGGAGTTCAACAACCTCAAAG GTGTGTCAGTCAGCACCCTGAGTGACAACTTCCTGATCCTCCATGTCCAATGTGAGGATATCAAGCAAAAG GGGGACCTGGTGCTGCAGTGTGACTACCTGTTTGAGGCCTTGACCAAGTTGTGTCTGGTGGCCAACAAGCACAATTTTATCAAAGTAGTCCAGGGCAG TGTAAAGTTTGACATCCAGCCTGGCAGAGAGGGGTTTGTTGACTTCAAGAGTGGCCAGGAGACCATGATTTACAGAGCAAAGAATGGCCATCTGATGGTG GAATCAACTCGAACAAAGTCCCGGGCAATGATACAAAATTGA
- the LOC115124855 gene encoding unconventional myosin-Ih-like isoform X6: MEGSLTARDRVGIQDFVLLDAYTSESAVLDNLRKRFNENLIYTYIGTLLVSVNPYKELGIYTKKQMDIYMGVNFFELPPHIYALADNVYRTMLTETNNHFILISGESGAGKTEASKKILQFYAVSCPSTKLLDNVRDRLLLSNPVLEAFGNAKTLKNDNSSRFGKYMDIQFDHMGGAVGGHILSYLLEKSRVVHQNHGERSFHIFYQLVEGGEEDLLRWLGLERNCQRYSYLVQVGEGECAKVSSVNDKSDWKTVRKALSVIEFSESNIESLFAIIASVLHLGNVTFVADSQGYATLNNSPEIHWLSKLLGIPAQVIQVGLTHRKIEARSEEVLSPFTVDQAVYAKDALAKAIYGRTFTWLVNELNESLANKDSSRKTVIGLLDIYGFEVFSVNSFEQFCINYCNEKLQQLFIQLTLKSEQEEYEMEGIEWESVPYFNNKIICDLVEEKFKGIISVLDEECLRPGEATDMTFLEKLEEKMGGHPHFVTHKLADQKTRKTLERGDFRLLHYAGEVTYSVVGFLDKNNDLLYRNIKEVMRQSKNAIVKHCFPSTEPDSKKRPETVATQFKSSLVGLTEILMSKEPWYVRCMKPNEGKQPGLFDDVLVRHQVKYLGLMEHLRVRRAGFAYRRRYEIFLQRYKPLCPDTWPNWKGTAAEGVECLVKHLGYKPDEYKMGRTKIFIRHPRTLFATEDAFEVCKHELATRIQAKYKGYRVKGDYMRQRQAATKIETCWRGMKARREREKRAWAVKVIKRFIKGFMTRNQPACVDNTEYLAFVRQNYLTRLKENLPKTVVDKNTWLTPPPIMQEASQMLRKLYTRHMVRRYVQGIMTERKAQLQIKGLTSSIFKGTKENYPHSVGIPFVDTRISEEDIHIKVYQMIRQERIKYSVPVVKYDRNGFRPRFRQLIYTGSAAYLVEEAKIKQRVEFNNLKGVSVSTLSDNFLILHVQCEDIKQKGDLVLQCDYLFEALTKLCLVANKHNFIKVVQGSVKFDIQPGREGFVDFKSGQETMIYRAKNGHLMVESTRTKSRAMIQN, translated from the exons ATGGAGGGCTCCCTTACGGCCCGGGATCGGGTGGGCATCCAGGATTTCGTTTTGCTGGACGCCTACACAAGTGAGAGTGCCGTCCTGGACAACTTGAGGAAACGCTTCAACGAGAACCTCATTTAC ACCTACATTGGTACGCTCTTAGTGTCAGTGAACCCCTACAAAGAGCTGGGAATCTACACCAAGAAGCAGATGGATATTTACATGGGCGTCAACTTTTTTGAGCTTCCACCCCACAT CTACGCCCTGGCAGACAATGTCTACCGCACCATGTTAACAGAGACCAACAACCACTTCATCTTGATCTCAGGGGAGAGTGGAGCAGGAAAGACGGAGGCCTCCAAGAAGATCCTGCAGTTCTACGCTGTGAGCTGCCCCAGTACCAAACTGCTGGACAACGTCCGAGACCGACTGCTGCTGTCCAACCCTGTGCTCGAG GCTTTCGGAAATGCCAAAACCCTGAAGAATGACAACTCAAGCCGCTTTGGGAAGTACATGGATATTCAGTTTGATCACATG GGGGGAGCTGTTGGTGGCCACATCCTCAGTTATCTACTGGAGAAGTCCCGGGTGGTGCATCAGAACCATGGAGAGAGAAGCTTCCACATCTTCTACCAgctagtggagggaggagaggaggacctgcTACGCTGGCTGGGTCTGGAGAGGAACTGTCAGCGCTACAGTTACCTGGTACAGGTGGGAGAG GGGGAATGTGCCAAAGTCAGCTCAGTCAACGACAAGAGTGACTGGAAGACGGTACGGAAAGCCCTCAGTGTCATAGAGTTCAGTGAGAGCAATATAGAG AGCCTGTTTGCAATCATTGCTAGCGTACTTCACCTGGGAAATGTTACGTTTGTGGCTGACTCACAGGGATACGCCACTCTCAACAACAGTCCGGAGATACATTGGCTGTCCAAG TTGCTGGGCATTCCTGCACAGGTGATACAGGTCGGTTTGACACACAGGAAGATTGAGGCCCGATCAGAAGAG GTGCTCAGTCCCTTCACCGTTGACCAGGCAGTATATGCCAAGGACGCTCTAGCCAAAGCCATCTATGGCCGCACCTTCACCTGGCTGGTCAACGAGCTCAATGAGTCTTTAGCAAACAAG GATTCCTCCAGGAAGACCGTGATTGGTCTGCTTGACATCTATGGGTTTGAGGTCTTCAGTGTGAACAG CTTTGAGCAGTTCTGCATCAACTACTGTAATGAGAAACTGCAGCAGCTCTTTATCCAGCTGACCCTGAAGTCAGAGCAGGAGGAGTACGAGATGGAGGGGATTGAG TGGGAGTCAGTGCCATACTTCAACAACAAGATCATCTGTGACCTGGTGGAGGAGAAATTCAAAGGCATCATTTCAGTGCTa GACGAGGAGTGTCTACGTCCGGGAGAGGCCACAGACATGACCTTCCTGGAGAAGCTGGAAGAGAAGATGGGAGGTCACCCCCATTTCGTCAC ACACAAGCTGGCTGACCAGAAGACCCGGAAGACTCTGGAACGAGGAGACTTCCGCCTCTTACACTACGCAGGGGAAGTCACATACAGTGTGGTCG GATTCCTGGACAAAAATAATGATCTCCTGTACAGGAACATTAAAGAG GTTATGCGCCAGTCTAAGAATGCCATTGTTAAACACTGCTTTCCCAGCACTGAGCCGGACAGCAAGAAGAGACCTGAAACA GTGGCCACTCAGTTTAAGAGCAGTCTGGTAGGCCTGACTGAGATCCTCATGTCTAAAGAGCCCTGGTACGTCCGCTGTATGAAGCCTAATGAAGGCAAGCAGCCAG GGCTCTTTGACGATGTGTTGGTGAGACACCAGGTGAAGTACCTGGGGCTGATGGAGCACCTGAGGGTCAGAAGGGCCGGCTTCGCTTACCGCCGGAGATATGAGATCTTCCTGCAGAG GTACAAGCCCCTGTGTCCAGACACCTGGCCTAACTGGAAAGGTACAGCCGCAGAGGGGGTGGAGTGCCTGGTCAAGCACCTGGGCTACAAGCCTGATGAGTACAAGATGGGAAG GACCAAGATCTTCATCCGCCATCCCAGGACTCTGTTTGCCACCGAAGACGCCTTTGAGGTCTGCAAGCATGAGCTGG CTACAAGGATCCAAGCAAAGTACAAAGGCTACAGAGTGAAGGGAGACTACATGAGACAGAGACAAGCAG CTACAAAGATTGAGACATGCTGGAGAGGCATGAaggccaggagagagagggagaagagagcctGGGCTGTTAAGGTCATTAAGAG GTTCATCAAGGGCTTCATGACTAGAAATCAGCCAGCCTGTGTTGACAACACAGAGTACCTGGCATTTGTCAGGCAAAACTACCTCACACGGCTCAAGGAGAATCTACCCAAAACAGTTGTGGACAAGAACACCTGGCTAACCCCACCTCCCATTATGCAGGAG GCCTCACAGATGTTGAGGAAACTTTACACCCGGCACATGGTACGGAGGTATGTACAAGGAATCATGACAGAGCGGAAAGCACAG ttgcaaatcAAAGGATTGACCAGTTCCATATTCAAAGGAACAAAAGAGAACTACCCTCACAGTGTGGGAATACCATTCGTGGACACCAGGATAA GTGAGGAAGACATCCACATTAAAGTCTACCAGATGATTAGGCAAGAACGCATCAAG TACAGTGTTCCTGTGGTGAAGTACGACAGGAATGGCTTCAGGCCACgtttcagacagctgatctacACTGGAAGTGCAGCCTACCTGGTGGAGGAGGCCAAGATCAAACAGCGGGTGGAGTTCAACAACCTCAAAG GTGTGTCAGTCAGCACCCTGAGTGACAACTTCCTGATCCTCCATGTCCAATGTGAGGATATCAAGCAAAAG GGGGACCTGGTGCTGCAGTGTGACTACCTGTTTGAGGCCTTGACCAAGTTGTGTCTGGTGGCCAACAAGCACAATTTTATCAAAGTAGTCCAGGGCAG TGTAAAGTTTGACATCCAGCCTGGCAGAGAGGGGTTTGTTGACTTCAAGAGTGGCCAGGAGACCATGATTTACAGAGCAAAGAATGGCCATCTGATGGTG GAATCAACTCGAACAAAGTCCCGGGCAATGATACAAAATTGA